TCAACTGCTCCACAAGGAATTTGCTAAGGATTAGACAATATTACTTATGAAATATGTGGTAATAAGCATAATTACTCCAAAGGGGATAAGACTTAAATTCTAGAAACTTGTTTAATAATAAAAACGCCCACTAGATAGCTAGCTGACATCTAGCTTCTAGCAGGACTTTCCCCTAATTGAACTAGCAACTAGGAGACAAGGCTATTATGTCAAATAATTTAAAGATTGGTCATCTTGATCGCGACGTAAAAGATACGCACTCTTTAGATGATTTACGTATTCTTGTAGTAGATGACGATCCGGATAGCAGTATGTTACTTGCTTTTATTCTTGAAAGTTATGGTAGTCAAGTAATGATTGCATCGTCATCCATAGAAGCGTTGGGAATATTAAAAGAATTTGAACCGAATTTTTTAATTTCCGATATTGTTATGCCGCAAGTGGACGGTTATTCATTAATTCGCCGAATTAGAAATCTTGATTCTCCACTAAGAACGATTCCCAGCGTGGCGGTAACAGTTGTAAAACCAGAAGAAGGACACAAATTGGCTTTAATATCAGGGTTTCAAGCTTACTTGATTAAACCAGTAGACCCCGATAATTTAATCACAGAAATCAATAAACTTACCGTTTCTACAGAAAACTTTAATTGTGATTGAAAAAAAGCGATTCGAGAAGGCTTGGAAATATGCTGATATCAAGCTTGTTGCTTCATGAGTTTGAGTTTTGATGACTCCCGTCAGGGGCTTTTGTAACCAAAGCCATTTTACGAACGTTTTCCCTAAATACACTGTTCTCATGCCACATCGGTATCGTATGATGATGTAAAAATTTTGACGCATGAGACGGCAATGTTTTTCTTCCATACTTACAGCAGTTTTTGTTTCCAATTCAATGATATTGCTAAAAAATTGTTCTAATCTACCAACCCTGGCTTTGTTTGTGTAGCTGCTAGCTGAATTTTTAGGATTTTATTTTGTTCCCTAAGTACTCCTGGTGAATCAATCTGACAATCGTCAAAAGTCACAGAGTCAACATCTAGGAACTGAGCGATCGCCAACTCAATTACTAATTCTGGGGAAAGTTGGGTTTGTTTGGAGTATTCCTCTATTGCCTGCCTAATGCGCTCTGGCAAGTAGTCCAAGATATTTTTAAGTGCATTTGTTTCGGTTCTTTGCATAGTACTTACTCTTACGATGGAATTTTACTGTTATATACTTCCCACGGGTATAGATTGCGCTTTTGAACCCAGGTGTAGGGGCGCAAGGCATTGCGCCCCTACAAAGGATGTTGTTCATTTTCACGTTTATTAAGTATAAGAATTAACAGATCGCTATTAACGAACCGTTTTGAACTGATTCGCAACAGTTAAGTTAGAGTTATAAGTTATAAATTTATTTTATAGCTTATAACTAAGACTATTTTCAAAAATTATTTATAAACTGCTTAATAGTAGTCGCAAGCAGAAAAGCTTAACAAGAAAAACTCATGAACACACAGCAAGCCAATGACTTCGACAAAATTAGCCTCACTGCTTTTATGGTGAGCTTAGCCAGAGAGTTTACAGATATTCCCTATGCTGGGGAGTTGGCAAAATTGGTAGAAGCGCAAAGATTCATAGAGCTATATTTACCGCAAAATCAAGACAAGAGCGTTTTGCTAACCGCACGTGTGGAAGCTCGCTACAAAGCTATTAACCAAGTCATGGCTCAATATCAAATAACCCAAATTCTAGAACTTGCATCTGGTTTGCTACCGCGTGGTATGAACTTATCTTGTGACCCTAACATCACTTTTATTGAAACCGATTTGCCTGCAATGATTCGCTGTAAACAACAATTGGTTCAGCAACTCATTGGGGAACGTCCCAATCTGCACTTTGTAGAAATTGATGCTACTAGCAGTCCCAGCCATTTTTTAAAAAGTACCGTGCATTTAAAAGCAGAACAGCCAGTCATGCTTTTGTGTGAGGGGCTTCTGACACACCTTACACTCTCAGAAAAACAACAAGTATGCACCAACGTCCGAGAAATGCTTCACGCTTACGGTGGAGTCTGGATTACCCCTGATTTCATTGACACACCTAGCTTTTCGCGATCGCTACAAAATGACCCAGATTTACAAAAGCTAATACAAATAGGAACCAACTTTACAGGTAGGTCTTTAGTAGATAATAATTTTGCAACTCCCGACCAAGCGCGACAATTCGCTTACGAACAAGGCTTCCGCGTAGTGGAGTATAGTATGCTGAACGTAATCAACGAGTTAAGCTCCTTGAAAATTTTAGGCGTTGATGCAGAAGTGGTTAAGAAAATGCTCACCACTCAGTTTGTCTTTGCTCTGACTCTTGATATCGCTGATTGAAGTATCTACTGATTTCTCAGTTCTCTTGATGAAGGAAATATTTGATTGGGAGTTGTTCGCAGTCCTCCATTCGAGCTATTTGGACTAAGATACGCTCCACCTGGTTTCATCTTATCTTTCCTAAGAATGACACGTGTTCCATTGCGGTAGTAGAAAGTTTTTGTACCATTACCGTTATCAATTGTATTGGAAGGATAAAGCGTACCATTATTTGGTGTAGTAATTCTACCATTCGGGGCAATGCGAGTTCCAGAAGGATAGCTGAGAAAATTACCTGTACCTTGCGATCCATAGGAATTAGGATCATTTTGCGCCCATGCTAGTTGAGGTGTTAAAGCACCCAAAACTGCTACACCAGTTATAAGGAGTTTGAAGATTTTTGCGCGAGCGCCCAATCTATGCTTGGTGACAAACGAATTAGACTGGGACACAAAATTGTAGCTCAGATGTTTGAATGCACTGTTCCCAGGAATCATGGAATCCCTCCTGTATAGTCTGCTATCTACTATTATGAACCTTGTTATTGATAATGTTTTCTATCTAAATACCCATAAAAAGGGAATTTTCAATTACAAAACATGATAGATTGTGAAGGTTCTATAGGAATCATAAATGATTTCTGAAAAAATCTCAGTATTGTAGGGTGGGCAATGCCCACCATAAGCTTTATGTGTGCGGCATAGCCCTAACTACGTATATTTCAAAAATCAAATAGGAGTCTTATATTTCAATATTTTATTAGAGGCAGTATGATTTTAGAAGTTGCAATTCTCCAGGTAAAACCCGGAAAAGCTCCTGAATTTGAAACAGCTTTCAAGCTAGCTTCATCAGCGATCGCTTCAATGCATGGCTATATTAATCACGAGCTACAACGATGCTTGGAAGTAGAAAATCGGTACATTTTACTAGTGCGTTGGGAAAAATTAGAAGACCATACAGTTGGTTTTCGTCAATCCCCAGAATATCAACAATGGCGTCAATTATTGCACCATTTTTACGAGCCGTTTCCGACAGTTGAACATTATGAAATGGTAATGACTAGCCAAATATCATAACATTTAAATATGACTTATTTACAAGAAGAAAAGCAGAAGAAAAGCGTGCTTTTCAGCATGGATTCCTTCTACCCTCTGCTTTTTTCTATACTTAAAAAAGTCGAAAAATGAACGGATAACGGAACGGTTCATCAGGCTTGCTAAAACAATGTAACAATGCCCAAATTGTCAGCCCCCAATGTAGTGCAAAGCCAAAAGCAACAACTGGAAAGAATAAAATTCCACCAAGACCAAAGGTCAGCCAAGATAAAATTCCAATTGGCACTCCAATGACAGTCGCCCAGAACCAAACATTGAAGTGAAAATTAATTGATTCTGTCGCGTTACTTTTAACAACTGGATCATCCGAAATTAAGTTAATCACAATTGGAATCCCAATCGAAAACAATGTTGTGCTGAAGAAAATCGCACCATGAGACAGAGATGATAGCAATTTGCGCTTATCAGAATCGTTTGTAACTTGCATCCTGGAGGCTCCTCTATTCTCTTTATAGTTTTAATTTTAAACGGGATTTGGCGGCTTTTGTATTACTGATTACCGTACTTTCAACAAAATTTCTAGGTTTGTATGGCGCGTGTTCAGATCCCCGACTTCTCTAAGAAGTCGGGGATCTATCTAACTATCGTTCCGCCTCCTCAATCAACGCTTTTTGTAATTTCGGATCTCTTTATGAATTTTCTTCCATCGTTCTTTCTCCAATAAATTCAACCTTTGGTCTTGCTTGCGAGCAAGATAATTAAGTTCTTTTTGCAACTTTTGATAGTTCAGGAACCTTCGATAGTCAAGTGTTCCTTCATCCAATGCTTGCTGCACTGCACAACCAGGTTCGCGCTCGTGCTGGCAATTTCGGAAACGACATTGTTGTACAAACATTTCGATATCTGCAAATGTTTCCTGCAACCCCTCGTCTCCCGACCAAACTTGGAGTTCCCGCATACCTGGGGTATCTACAATCAAGCCACCTGTTGGCAGTAAAATTAACTCTCGATAGGTGGTTGTGTGCTTCCCTCGATTGTCTCCTTTTCTTACCGCTTGCACAGTTTGAACATCTGTTCCTATCAATTGATTGGCGATCGTAGATTTGCCAACACCAGACGATCCCAACAAAGCCACTGTTTGTCCGGATTGGAGGTAAGGCTTTAAGCCATCCAATCCTTGAGAGGTACTGGCACTTAAAACTACAATGGGTACACCAAGTGAGATCGCTTCCACCTCCGCCACACACTGTTCCAGGCGATCGCACAAGTCTGCTTTATTAAGAATGATAACAGGATTCGCCCCGCTATCCCAAGCTGTAATTAGGTAACGTTCGATTCTTCTGGGATTAAAGTCTCCATCCAATCCTGAGACTAAAAACACCGTGTCAACGTTGGTAGCAACGATTTGTTCTTCCGTTTTACCACCTACAGTCTTGCGGGAAAATTTGCTTTTTCTCGGCAAAATTGCCTGGATAGTTGCTCGTCTTTCAGAATCTCTCACCTGAATAACAACCCAATCCCCTACAGCAGGAAAATCTGTTGATTCAGTCGCTTGGTATCTCAGTTTACCTGTAACTTCTGCTGAAAGTTCTCCGCGATCGCTGTAAAGGACGTAAGTATTTTTATGTTCAATCGCAACCCTACCAACAGTAAATCCTTCTTTGCGTAATGGTTCAAAGCTAGAAGCAAAAAAATCGCTCCAGCCCAAACAATTCAAATTCATTTGTATTTCCTCGGTGCGTGCCAATTTTTTTGCACAAGGTTCACAGAGGAATTGCGAGCTTCATTCCTGCGCGATCGAGGACTGAACGATAATCTCTGTGCCTTGTGTCGGATGTTTTGAAAAAGCCAAAGTGACTTTGACGGCTACAAATACACTCATCGTTTGTCCTCCTGACGCGTCTAATAATGTTATCAACAATTTCACTGCTGTGAATTCCGGACATGCTAAATCCTGTTTTTCTAAAAAACTAGTGAAGATACATAATAACAGTGACTTTCTGTGATACTTTCTTATATAAGTCATCTGTGTATTGGTACGTATAATTATCTATTTACTCTCTTGAAAAAGTTCTTTTTTCATAGAGCAGCAAAGATTTTGACTAAACCAGCGCTATCCCTGTTGACTAAGTTTAATTAAGTTATAAAAAATACAAATACAGAGTAAGTATGAAAAAAGAACTCTTGACAGCAGGATTTTTCCTCTTCTCTTTGACTTTACCCCTAAAAGCTTCTGCGGCCTTTAGCCAATTTAATGTATTTGGTGATAGCCTGTCGGATACTGGTAATGTATTCAATGTCACTCAGCAATTCTCGCCTACAGGTGCGATTCCTCCAAGCCCGCCTTACTTTCAAGGACGTTTTTCCAACAATAAGGTTTGGGTAGACTACCTTGGAGAAGCTATAGGATTAACCCCCACTTTATTCACCAATCTGGGTAGTACGGTTCCAACCCAAGGTGTCAACTTTGCTTTTGGTGGGTCTACCAGCGGTCAAGACAATGCTTTTGTTCCTGGCGTACCAGGAGTGCTGGCGCAAGTCGGCGGGTTTACGCAACCCTTTTTAACAACTAACCAAAAGGTAGAAGCAAATGGACTCTATGCTGTGTGGGGAGGTGGAAACGATTACCTATTCGGTAAAAATCCTAACGTTGCTCAGACAGTAAAGAATATATCAGATTCAGTAGGTTTACTTGCCCAAGCGGGTGCCAAAAATATTTTGGTATTTAATTTGCCCGATCTAGGCAAAACCCCAATCGCATTAGGGTCTGTCAATTCCCCTACTTTAAACGCTGCGACAAACGCTCATAATGCGGCATTAGCAACATCTGTAGCTTCTTTAAGCAATACTATTCCAGGTGTTAATATCATCCCTGTGGATATTAATTCGTTATTTAATAGGGCGATCGCTAATCCAGGGGAATTTGGTTTTAAAGATGTGACCACCTCTTGCGTAGTGTATAGAATCGTAACAAACGAAGTTTTGAAAACCTGTGATAATCCAAACGATTTTCTCTTCTTTGATGAAGTTCATCCCACTACAAATGCTCACAAGTTGGTAGCAGAAACAGCACTAGCTGCAATTAGAGCTAAGTCTGTACCCGAACCTTCGACAACTTTCGGTATGTTAGCACTTGGTGCTTTGGGTGCAGCAGCAATGTTCAAGTATAGACGCAAACAACTTGCCGCGACTCGCACTAAGTCAAATCCCTAGCACTCTCACCTCTTACCTCTGCGTACTCTGCGTCTCGGCGGTTAAATCAATTCTTTTAAACCGCAGAGGCGCAGAGAGCACAGAGAAAAAAGATGAGGAATACAGAGATCGCACTTCCCGTACTGCTTTTGATTATCTAGCGGGACTATCAAAGTTCTTTACATCTGTTGGAACGCAAATGCCAACTGAAGAAGTCGATTGAGAATAAATTGTCC
This genomic interval from Scytonema hofmannii PCC 7110 contains the following:
- a CDS encoding SGNH/GDSL hydrolase family protein is translated as MKKELLTAGFFLFSLTLPLKASAAFSQFNVFGDSLSDTGNVFNVTQQFSPTGAIPPSPPYFQGRFSNNKVWVDYLGEAIGLTPTLFTNLGSTVPTQGVNFAFGGSTSGQDNAFVPGVPGVLAQVGGFTQPFLTTNQKVEANGLYAVWGGGNDYLFGKNPNVAQTVKNISDSVGLLAQAGAKNILVFNLPDLGKTPIALGSVNSPTLNAATNAHNAALATSVASLSNTIPGVNIIPVDINSLFNRAIANPGEFGFKDVTTSCVVYRIVTNEVLKTCDNPNDFLFFDEVHPTTNAHKLVAETALAAIRAKSVPEPSTTFGMLALGALGAAAMFKYRRKQLAATRTKSNP
- a CDS encoding class I SAM-dependent methyltransferase; the protein is MNTQQANDFDKISLTAFMVSLAREFTDIPYAGELAKLVEAQRFIELYLPQNQDKSVLLTARVEARYKAINQVMAQYQITQILELASGLLPRGMNLSCDPNITFIETDLPAMIRCKQQLVQQLIGERPNLHFVEIDATSSPSHFLKSTVHLKAEQPVMLLCEGLLTHLTLSEKQQVCTNVREMLHAYGGVWITPDFIDTPSFSRSLQNDPDLQKLIQIGTNFTGRSLVDNNFATPDQARQFAYEQGFRVVEYSMLNVINELSSLKILGVDAEVVKKMLTTQFVFALTLDIAD
- a CDS encoding antibiotic biosynthesis monooxygenase family protein, with protein sequence MILEVAILQVKPGKAPEFETAFKLASSAIASMHGYINHELQRCLEVENRYILLVRWEKLEDHTVGFRQSPEYQQWRQLLHHFYEPFPTVEHYEMVMTSQIS
- the rsgA gene encoding ribosome small subunit-dependent GTPase A; this translates as MNLNCLGWSDFFASSFEPLRKEGFTVGRVAIEHKNTYVLYSDRGELSAEVTGKLRYQATESTDFPAVGDWVVIQVRDSERRATIQAILPRKSKFSRKTVGGKTEEQIVATNVDTVFLVSGLDGDFNPRRIERYLITAWDSGANPVIILNKADLCDRLEQCVAEVEAISLGVPIVVLSASTSQGLDGLKPYLQSGQTVALLGSSGVGKSTIANQLIGTDVQTVQAVRKGDNRGKHTTTYRELILLPTGGLIVDTPGMRELQVWSGDEGLQETFADIEMFVQQCRFRNCQHEREPGCAVQQALDEGTLDYRRFLNYQKLQKELNYLARKQDQRLNLLEKERWKKIHKEIRNYKKR
- a CDS encoding response regulator; amino-acid sequence: MSNNLKIGHLDRDVKDTHSLDDLRILVVDDDPDSSMLLAFILESYGSQVMIASSSIEALGILKEFEPNFLISDIVMPQVDGYSLIRRIRNLDSPLRTIPSVAVTVVKPEEGHKLALISGFQAYLIKPVDPDNLITEINKLTVSTENFNCD
- a CDS encoding DUF4870 domain-containing protein: MQVTNDSDKRKLLSSLSHGAIFFSTTLFSIGIPIVINLISDDPVVKSNATESINFHFNVWFWATVIGVPIGILSWLTFGLGGILFFPVVAFGFALHWGLTIWALLHCFSKPDEPFRYPFIFRLF